A window of Photobacterium toruni genomic DNA:
AAAGCGCCTAAAAAAGCCCCCACAGTAAAAGCAAAGAAAAATAAAGCAGCACCCGCGACCAGTAAAAATCGTTCTGTAACCAAAAAAGAAGCGTCAAAAACCGATAATAAGGCAGACACTGCAACGGGACGTAAACCAATAAGCTTTTAAATAATGGATTAAACGATAGAGGCGTGCGATTGCACGTCTTTTTTATTACTATTTTTTGAGATAGGACGAATTAGGATGATAACTGCTTCTCGTAATATGTGGGTTTCATTATTTTTGTTTTCTGCAGGTGCTGTGACATTACCCGTTAATGCAGCAAAAATCAGTGCATTATCAACGGGTGAGTGCCAAGTAATGACCAAGGCTGGCGTTATTTCGGCGACAGCGCCTGTGCCATGTCAGCGATTAAGAAAAGTTACTTTTAATTACCGTGATTTTGCAGGTAAAGCACATTCCAATGGACAATTAGTGGTAATGGATGCCGTGGCACCTTATGTGGGGAATATTTTTGATGATTTATATCAACAAGGTTTTCCTATTCATAAAGCGGTACCTATTGAAATGTATGACGGTAATGATACCCGCTCAATGACGGCTAATAATACTTCTGCATTTAATTACCGCCCGGTTGCTGGTAGCAATAGTTTATCACTGCATGCCTATGGCGCTGCAATAGACATTAATCCATTACAAAATCCATTTGTGACTTTTGGCAGTAATGGCAATGTTAAGTTTAGCCCTGTTCAAGGGACGCGTTATGCAAATCGAGCTCAATATCGGTTTGGTAAACCAGACAGTCGAGGTATGGCTGAAACTGTGATTGCAACTTTTGCGCGTAATGGTTTTCAATATTGGGGCGGCTTTTGGGATTCTCCAATTGATTATCAGCATTTTCAATTGACCAAAGATATGGCGTTAACCATGAGTAAAATGACGCCTGTACAAGCGACATTATTTTTTCAGCGTTATATTGCTTGGTATGACAGTTGTAGCAAGATGTATCCAACAGCATATAGTCAGTATAAATTTAACGATTACACTGAATATCTAAAACATCAGTTAGTTGTTAAGTCATTGCATACCGCTTATAGTGCTGACCCTCAGCGAGTTATGGATGCGATTAAACGTCAACCTTTACGTTCGGCTATTTGTGTAAAGCGTTAGTTGGCAAGAGGTTTGTTGATAAGTTGCAATCTAAGTCATAGTTTTTAGTCTGTGTACTTTGTTTTTGATTAATTCATTTGCGGCAATGATTTGAGACTCTTAGGATGGGCATCATTAGTCTTATTTGACAAAGGATGGTTCAATGGTTAATCAAATTACAATGGTTGCACAGCAATTACACTTTTCAGAGTTAGTGCAAGGCTATTGGCGTTTAGCTGAATGGGGCATGACTGCGCAACAACGATTAGCTTTTATAGAACAACACCTTGAATTAGGGGTCACGACAGTTGATCACGCTGATATTTATGGTGACTATCAATGCGAGGTGTTATTTGGTGAAGCCTTAGCATTGAAGCCAAGTCTACGTCAGCAATTACAGATTGTGACGAAGTGTGATATCAATCTTTGTAATACTAAATATCCTCAGCGTCGTATTAATCATTACGATACCAGTAAGTCGCATATTATTGAGTCTGTAAATAAGTCATTGACCAATTTACAGGTTGATAATATTGATCTGCTATTAATTCATCGTCCCGATGTACTTATGGATGCTGATGAAGTTGCAGATGCATTTGCGGAGTTAAAACAACAAGGCAAAGTAAATCATTTTGGTGTGTCGAATTTTTTACCCGCCCAATTTGATTTATTGCAATCTCGTCTTGAGCAACCTCTAGTTACTAATCAAATTGAAATTAATCCGCTTAATTTTGAAGTAGCTCATGATGGTACGCTTGATCAATTGCAGATGAAACGTATTCATCCAATGGCATGGTCATGTTTAGCTGGTGGTGATATTTTCACTGGAAGGTCTGAGCAACACATTCGTGTGCGTGAAACATTAACTGAGATAGCATCTGAAATGGGTGTCGATAGCATTAATCAAGTTATTTATGCATGGATTCGATGCTTACCTTCAAAGCCATTAGCGATTATGGGGTCGGGTGATATTGAGCATGTGAAATTAGCTGTTGCAGGATTAGATTTTAGATTATCACGTGAGCAATTTTATCGCGTATGGGCTGCATCAAAAGGTCATGGTGTGCCATAACTGCATTGATTTTTTAGTAAAGAGAAAACGGCAGGGAATATCCTTTGTTAGTAAGGAATATTGCACTGCCGTTATAACCTTTAATGTTTATTCATTATTTAATGTACGCTTGAGGGCGTAATTGTCCCTTCCGCTATTGGGTTGTTTTTATTGGCACTCCACTGATACCAACCACCATCATAAACACTAATGTTTTTCCAACCGAGAATATGCGCGAAGAAAAAGGCCTCAGATGCTCGCCAGCCAGTACCACAGAAAAACGCGACATCCTGATCTGGCTTAATATTCCATTGCGCCCATTGAGCGGTAATTTCATTGCCGCTTTTCATGGTTTGATCTGGATTAAGATAATCTTGCATGTGGTAAGAATCTGAACCTGCATGCCCCCATTTAGCTCCTTCTATACGTCCTTTGGGCTTAATGTAATCATAGCCACTGGTTTCACCAATATATTCAGGCCAGGTACGAATACTAACAACAGATTGTTGATTAACAGGCATTTTTAATAATGATTTTACTTGTGCTGTATCGATTATATATTGAGGATTTACAGGAATTTTTTTACCAAAAGCAACGGGTTTTTTATTGTAGTTTGGTAAGTTTTCTGTGGGGTAATCAGCATTATCCCATGCTGTCCAGCCACCATTTAATAAACGTACATCTTTAACGCCAGCATACATTAAGAAGTTAGCAAAACGTGCTGCTGACATATTATTGCGAGCATATAGGATAACCGTCGTATCATAACGAATACCCAGATTAGCAATCACTTTGGCTAATGCAGCATTACTGACTTTATTCCACCAAGGTTCTGATTCAATAGTGTTGGTATTTACATACAACGATCCTGGAATATGGTCGAGTAAGTATTTTGCTGGTGGTCCCCATTCAACTTCCACGACTTTATAGCCATGCTTTGGCGCATAACGAGGGTGTTTACCATCAATAAGATCATGTAGCCATGATACAGGTACTAATTGTTGAAAATTAGGTAAAGCACTAAGTTGACCATGATAATGATTAAGTGATTGATCAATAGTCGTTACAGAATGATAACCTTGATTTTTTAAAGCAGTTGTTAATTGCTGAGCTTTATCTGCTGAGCAATATAAATAAGTTGGAAGAGTAGGTTTCAGATGTTTATCGTGTAATAAGGTTTTAAAACCGGAGATATCTAATGTTTTTAACCAACTAGCATCAATGTTAATTGCACCGGCGATATGACCGCCATATTGTTGTTGAGGCTCAGGCCAACCGTTATAAAAATTACTATTACGACAATCAATAATTTGTAGCGGAGTTTTATGTGCTTGCTGTTGAGCTAATTGTTCAAACGTTGCTGTTGTTGATGACGAAGAGTTAGCGGCAAATGAAGAGCCAGACGCCAGTAACAGTGCTGCTATAGTGGTTATTTTAATAAACATAATGAAACCTAATCACCTTCGTGACAGTTAAAAGCAAGCGCGCATTTTAACGTTTTCAAAAGGTAATACAATTGGATTTCATTTATTTATAAAAAATTAGTCTTCTGTAATGATGAAAAAATTAAATTATTATGGCTTATTAATAATAACTATTTGATAGTATTTTAAATATTGCTATTTAGATGCGGCTAAACAGCAATATTAAGCTTATATCTTCTTTGTTGCTATTCTGCGAGCCATTCAATAATAAACTGGCAAATATCGTGCGGATTATTTAAATCTAATTGCGGTAAATAACAATCGTTCGGTGCCGGCTGATCACTAGCAAAAGCAAAAATAGTATTGTCTGTTGGATAAAGTAATGGTTTACCGTAACTTGGACGATGAATTTCTATTTTTGGAAATGGTTGATCTCGAAATCCTTCAATTAAAATTAAGTCTAATAGTTCATGATTGAGCTGGCTTAGACAATGATTTAATTCAGGATCTTGGCGTTCTGCTTGCGGATATTCAAAATATAACATATGACGTGATTGGGTTGCGAGCAAAGTTTGATCACATCCAGCATGGCGTAAACGGTAGCTGTCTTTTCCTGGCGTATCAGGATCAATATCATGATGACTATGTTTTAATAGCCCAATACGTAAGTTATGTTGTTTAAGAAGGGGAATAAGTTGTTCAAGAAGCGTCGTTTTTCCTGAACCACTAAAACCGGCAAAACCCAGTATAGGTGTAGGAGATGTAATCATTATGAGACCCGTTGATATTGATTCT
This region includes:
- a CDS encoding M15 family metallopeptidase; the protein is MITASRNMWVSLFLFSAGAVTLPVNAAKISALSTGECQVMTKAGVISATAPVPCQRLRKVTFNYRDFAGKAHSNGQLVVMDAVAPYVGNIFDDLYQQGFPIHKAVPIEMYDGNDTRSMTANNTSAFNYRPVAGSNSLSLHAYGAAIDINPLQNPFVTFGSNGNVKFSPVQGTRYANRAQYRFGKPDSRGMAETVIATFARNGFQYWGGFWDSPIDYQHFQLTKDMALTMSKMTPVQATLFFQRYIAWYDSCSKMYPTAYSQYKFNDYTEYLKHQLVVKSLHTAYSADPQRVMDAIKRQPLRSAICVKR
- a CDS encoding aldo/keto reductase, whose product is MVNQITMVAQQLHFSELVQGYWRLAEWGMTAQQRLAFIEQHLELGVTTVDHADIYGDYQCEVLFGEALALKPSLRQQLQIVTKCDINLCNTKYPQRRINHYDTSKSHIIESVNKSLTNLQVDNIDLLLIHRPDVLMDADEVADAFAELKQQGKVNHFGVSNFLPAQFDLLQSRLEQPLVTNQIEINPLNFEVAHDGTLDQLQMKRIHPMAWSCLAGGDIFTGRSEQHIRVRETLTEIASEMGVDSINQVIYAWIRCLPSKPLAIMGSGDIEHVKLAVAGLDFRLSREQFYRVWAASKGHGVP
- a CDS encoding rhodanese-like domain-containing protein, coding for MFIKITTIAALLLASGSSFAANSSSSTTATFEQLAQQQAHKTPLQIIDCRNSNFYNGWPEPQQQYGGHIAGAINIDASWLKTLDISGFKTLLHDKHLKPTLPTYLYCSADKAQQLTTALKNQGYHSVTTIDQSLNHYHGQLSALPNFQQLVPVSWLHDLIDGKHPRYAPKHGYKVVEVEWGPPAKYLLDHIPGSLYVNTNTIESEPWWNKVSNAALAKVIANLGIRYDTTVILYARNNMSAARFANFLMYAGVKDVRLLNGGWTAWDNADYPTENLPNYNKKPVAFGKKIPVNPQYIIDTAQVKSLLKMPVNQQSVVSIRTWPEYIGETSGYDYIKPKGRIEGAKWGHAGSDSYHMQDYLNPDQTMKSGNEITAQWAQWNIKPDQDVAFFCGTGWRASEAFFFAHILGWKNISVYDGGWYQWSANKNNPIAEGTITPSSVH
- the mobB gene encoding molybdopterin-guanine dinucleotide biosynthesis protein B; the encoded protein is MITSPTPILGFAGFSGSGKTTLLEQLIPLLKQHNLRIGLLKHSHHDIDPDTPGKDSYRLRHAGCDQTLLATQSRHMLYFEYPQAERQDPELNHCLSQLNHELLDLILIEGFRDQPFPKIEIHRPSYGKPLLYPTDNTIFAFASDQPAPNDCYLPQLDLNNPHDICQFIIEWLAE